A portion of the Haemorhous mexicanus isolate bHaeMex1 chromosome 3, bHaeMex1.pri, whole genome shotgun sequence genome contains these proteins:
- the BCL11A gene encoding B-cell lymphoma/leukemia 11A isoform X4 — protein sequence MLMDGGFQNAQKGHSWETPPAAEGSVFRGVKGKDEPSSYTCTTCKQPFNSAWFLLQHAQNTHGLRIYLESEHGSPLTPRVGIPTGLGAECPSQPPLHGIHIADNNPFNLLRIPGSVSREASGLGEGRFPPTPPLFSPPPRHHLDPHRIERLGAEEMALATHHPSAFDRVLRLNPMAMEPPAMDFSRRLRELAGNTSSPPLSPSRPSPMQRLLQPFQPSSKPPFLATPPLPPLQSAPPPSQPPMKSKSCEFCGKTFKFQSNLVVHRRSHTGEKPYKCNLCDHACTQASKLKRHMKTHMHKSSPMTVKSDDGLSTASSPEPGTSDLVGSASSALKSVVAKFKSENDPNMIPENGDEEEEEEEEEEEEEEEEEEEDLNESDRPDYGFGMSLEAARHHENNSRAGEEGRAMPDVMQGMVLSSMQHFSEAFHQVLGEKHKRGHLPEPEVHRDTCDEDSVAGESDRIDEGAVNGRGCSPGESASGGLSKKLLLGSPSSLSPFSKRIKLEKEFDLPAAAMPNTENVYSQWLAGYAASRQLKDPFLSFGDSRQSPFASSSEHSSENGSLRFSTPPGELDGGISGRSGTGSGGSTPHISGPGPGRPSSKEGRRSDTCEYCGKVFKNCSNLTVHRRSHTGERPYKCELCNYACAQSSKLTRHMKTHGQVGKDVYKCEICKMPFSVYSTLEKHMKKWHSDRVLNNEIKTE from the coding sequence GTAAAGATGAGCCCAGCAGCTACACGTGTACGACTTGTAAACAGCCTTTCAACAGCGCCTGGTTCCTCTTGCAGCACGCACAGAACACACACGGCTTACGGATCTACCTAGAAAGCGAGCACGGCAGCCCCCTGACGCCACGGGTTGGTATCCCAACAGGACTAGGTGCAGAGTGCCCTTCCCAGCCACCTCTCCACGGGATTCACATTGCAGACAATAACCCTTTTAACCTGCTCAGAATACCCGGCTCGGTCTCGAGGGAGGCGTCGGGGCTGGGAGAAGGGCGTTTCCCACCCACGCCGCCCCTCTTTAGCCCTCCCCCGAGGCACCATTTGGATCCGCATCGCATTGAGCGCCTGGGTGCGGAAGAAATGGCTCTGGCCACCCATCACCCTAGTGCCTTTGACAGGGTGCTGCGACTGAACCCCATGGCGATGGAGCCCCCCGCTATGGATTTCTCCCGGAGGCTGCGGGAGCTGGCCGGCAACACCTCCAGCCCACCCTTGTCCCCGAGCCGGCCCAGCCCTATGCAAAGGTTGCTgcagcccttccagcccagcagcaagCCCCCGTTCCTGGCCACGCCgcccctccctcctctgcagtctgctcctcctccatcccagccccccaTGAAGTCCAAGTCCTGCGAGTTCTGTGGGAAGACCTTCAAGTTTCAGAGCAACCTGGTGGTCCACCGCCGGAGCCACACGGGGGAGAAGCCCTACAAGTGCAACCTCTGCGACCACGCCTGCACGCAGGCCAGCAAGCTGAAGCGCCACATGAAGACCCACATGCACAAGTCCTCCCCCATGACGGTGAAGTCGGACGACGGGCTCTCCACCGCCAGCTCCCCTGAGCCGGGCACCAGCGACCTGGTGGGCAGCGCCAGCAGCGCCCTCAAGTCCGTGGTGGCCAAGTTCAAGAGCGAGAATGACCCCAACATGATCCCTGAGAACggggatgaggaagaggaggaggaggaggaggaagaggaggaggaggaggaggaagaggaggaggactTGAACGAGAGCGACAGGCCGGACTATGGCTTCGGGATGAGCCTGGAGGCGGCCCGTCACCACGAGAACAACTCGCGGGCCGGCGAGGAGGGCCGGGCGATGCCGGACGTCATGCAGGGCATGGTCTTGAGCTCCATGCAGCACTTCAGCGAGGCCTTCCACCAGGTCCTGGGGGAGAAACACAAGCGGGGCCACCTCCCCGAGCCCGAGGTGCACAGGGACACTTGCGACGAAGACTCAGTGGCCGGCGAGTCCGACCGCATCGACGAGGGGGCCGTCAACGGCCGGGGCTGCTCCCCGGGGGAGTCTGCCTCGGGAGGCCTGTccaaaaagctgctgctgggtaGCCCCAGCTCCTTGAGCCCCTTCTCCAAACGCATCAAGCTGGAGAAGGAGTTCGACCTGCCGGCCGCCGCCATGCCCAACACCGAGAACGTTTACTCCCAGTGGCTGGCGGGCTACGCCGCCTCCCGGCAGCTGAAGGACCCCTTCCTCAGCTTCGGCGACTCCCGACAATCGCCCTTCGCCTCCTCCTCCGAGCACTCCTCGGAGAACGGCAGCCTGCGCTTCTCCACGCCGCCGGGCGAGCTGGACGGAGGGATCTCAGGCCGCAGCGGCACGGGAAGCGGAGGGAGCACCCCCCATATTAGTGGCCCGGGCCCTGGCAGGCCCAGCTCAAAAGAGGGCAGACGCAGCGACACTTGTGAGTACTGTGGGAAGGTCTTCAAGAACTGTAGTAATCTCACCGTCCACAGACGGAGCCACACGGGCGAGAGGCCGTATAAGTGTGAGCTTTGCAACTACGCCTGCGCCCAGAGTAGCAAGCTCACCCGGCACATGAAAACACACGGGCAGGTGGGAAAGGACGTTTACAAATGCGAGATTTGTAAGATGCCTTTTAGCGTGTACAGTACCCTGgagaaacacatgaaaaaatggCACAGTGATCGAGTCTTGAATAACGAGATAAAAACTGAATAG